Proteins from a single region of Bdellovibrio svalbardensis:
- a CDS encoding RluA family pseudouridine synthase — MSDVILSNTDLDLPQIHNLLNLGAIYLNGQRLQEDFSVSEGAYLRVHTKPRRFPKNDGKWSERIIFENQYFIIVNKISGLPVHASVDNIRENVQAYLEETLNQPVFLTHRLDVPTRGLIVYGKTAEFQTAFNKMLIARELKKIYRARVTNAPPMGFLTHFMEPSPRAPKKVDRVEQPGWQNCVLEVLSSTLLDDGSYEVKIHLHTGRTHQIRAQLGFENCPIIGDHAYGAEKIWEEERIELEACELEFTNPLTGESHHFKI; from the coding sequence GTGAGTGACGTAATATTAAGCAACACAGATCTGGATTTACCGCAAATTCACAATCTGCTTAATTTAGGAGCGATTTACTTAAACGGCCAACGCCTTCAAGAAGATTTCTCAGTTTCAGAAGGCGCTTACTTGCGAGTCCATACAAAACCACGGCGCTTTCCCAAGAACGATGGCAAATGGTCCGAAAGAATCATTTTTGAGAATCAGTACTTTATAATTGTTAACAAGATTTCAGGTCTCCCCGTTCATGCCTCGGTGGATAACATTCGCGAAAATGTTCAGGCCTATCTTGAAGAGACGTTAAATCAACCCGTCTTTCTCACCCACCGTTTGGATGTGCCTACTCGCGGCTTGATCGTTTACGGAAAAACCGCTGAGTTTCAAACGGCCTTTAACAAAATGCTCATCGCCCGTGAACTTAAAAAAATCTATCGCGCCCGCGTGACCAATGCACCGCCTATGGGATTCCTCACGCACTTCATGGAGCCATCACCTCGCGCCCCTAAAAAGGTCGATCGCGTGGAGCAGCCTGGCTGGCAAAATTGTGTTTTGGAAGTTTTAAGTTCTACTTTGTTGGATGATGGATCTTACGAAGTGAAGATTCATCTTCACACAGGAAGAACTCATCAAATTCGGGCGCAGCTAGGTTTTGAAAATTGCCCGATTATCGGCGATCACGCGTATGGGGCAGAGAAGATCTGGGAAGAAGAAAGAATCGAACTGGAAGCCTGCGAGCTGGAATTTACCAATCCCCTCACAGGCGAATCACATCATTTTAAAATCTAG
- a CDS encoding RNA methyltransferase, protein MNKFFVSTPLGYELSTLAEMKECWPYLLGKDSKTHSLPFPEVEVLQGGLEFETDLFAALQLNFFLKTANRVLLRMTSFRTKDLPKFYQKFKALPWREYLPHSHVEWEVAAQKSRLNNEKRLQESAEKALHELFGTKAGSTSQTPCAAIYIRMEDDLCTISLDSTGEHLHKRGWSVLKGEAPLRETIAAYLIKEMIGEATPAELQQVTLFDPMMGAGTFLTEARSLWQGQFQRPYSFQNWKKTPKLFQSPSFVFNYDLPKSAVFKAFIGMDIEEKMLTVVRENYQEVEKQIKAQEKDKFQAVPLQVYLQDSLQVYHQDSLKGSKLSGEPLWMIVNPPYGERLSGAGLGGLKGLAEGFCGLYQPQKIGILFPEREKLSAAPKGYLIEKELKINNGGLRCLFTLLTRL, encoded by the coding sequence GTGAACAAGTTTTTCGTCTCGACACCTCTAGGTTATGAATTAAGCACCCTTGCTGAAATGAAGGAATGCTGGCCTTATCTATTGGGAAAAGATTCAAAAACTCACTCGTTGCCATTTCCTGAAGTTGAAGTTCTACAAGGCGGGTTGGAGTTCGAAACGGATTTGTTCGCGGCCTTACAATTGAATTTCTTTTTGAAAACAGCCAATCGCGTTTTGTTGCGTATGACGTCGTTTCGCACGAAGGATTTGCCGAAATTCTATCAGAAATTTAAAGCGCTTCCTTGGCGCGAATATCTTCCTCACAGTCATGTGGAATGGGAAGTGGCCGCGCAAAAAAGCCGTCTGAATAACGAAAAACGTTTGCAGGAAAGTGCTGAAAAAGCTCTGCACGAATTGTTTGGTACGAAGGCAGGTTCAACTAGTCAGACTCCCTGTGCTGCGATTTATATTCGCATGGAAGATGATCTTTGCACGATCAGCTTGGACTCCACCGGGGAGCATCTTCACAAGCGCGGCTGGTCTGTCTTGAAAGGGGAAGCTCCTCTTCGTGAAACGATTGCGGCTTATCTGATTAAAGAAATGATCGGTGAGGCGACCCCGGCTGAGTTGCAACAGGTGACTCTGTTCGACCCTATGATGGGGGCGGGAACATTCCTAACCGAAGCTCGCAGTCTTTGGCAGGGGCAGTTCCAGCGTCCTTATTCCTTCCAAAACTGGAAGAAGACGCCAAAACTATTTCAATCACCGAGTTTCGTTTTCAATTACGACTTACCCAAATCCGCAGTGTTTAAGGCCTTCATCGGTATGGACATCGAAGAGAAAATGCTCACGGTAGTCCGTGAAAACTATCAAGAAGTGGAAAAGCAGATCAAGGCTCAGGAAAAGGACAAGTTCCAAGCGGTGCCTTTGCAGGTCTATCTTCAGGATTCCTTGCAGGTCTACCACCAGGATTCATTGAAGGGCTCCAAATTAAGTGGCGAGCCCCTTTGGATGATCGTAAACCCTCCTTATGGAGAACGCCTGTCTGGGGCCGGCTTGGGAGGCCTTAAAGGCCTTGCGGAGGGCTTCTGTGGTCTGTATCAGCCGCAAAAGATCGGTATCTTGTTCCCGGAGCGTGAAAAGCTCAGTGCGGCGCCCAAGGGCTATCTTATTGAAAAAGAGCTTAAAATCAATAATGGCGGTCTGCGCTGCCTGTTCACTCTTTTGACACGTCTGTAA
- a CDS encoding 3-deoxy-D-manno-octulosonic acid transferase, whose translation MSLLVFWLYKYTLVPLAYFLLQLLRPFMGGKIREMIEDKNQGFYKIKKPGSEADVALARPLWIHAASGEIEYARPVIREYKKQHPNVPIIVTYSSPSAKKILEGLHDVDVWAALPWDLDFLLNSFIAKWNPRAILYSRTDVWPVLAKVVAKKNIPSCLFSATFADNSSRLKGLTKYLTKYSLNHIDEIHCVSEEDRKNLEYLGLHTKIFVSGDTRFDQVFHRLENPKPLKNELIPTPDEFVFIAGSTWPEDENIIIPALAKLKRNAMKAIIAPHETTPAHLEKLEKQMSDAGLPFVRYSKTSEWPTGSILLVDQVGILAELYTWSDMAFIGGSFKKQVHSVMEALAAGLPVMVGPFHQNNREALLYQKKNFSSGMIVQVVHSAEDVMVLIDRMRKKSDQLPHIKEEIRSEIGKNKNSTLRVLSSLAELSN comes from the coding sequence GTGAGTTTGTTAGTTTTTTGGCTTTATAAATACACCTTGGTTCCTCTTGCTTATTTTCTGCTGCAACTTCTTCGTCCCTTCATGGGCGGAAAAATACGCGAAATGATCGAAGATAAAAACCAAGGCTTTTATAAAATCAAAAAACCTGGCTCTGAAGCTGACGTCGCTTTGGCCCGCCCTCTGTGGATTCATGCTGCCAGTGGAGAAATTGAGTACGCCCGCCCGGTGATTCGCGAATATAAAAAGCAACATCCTAACGTGCCGATCATTGTGACCTACTCATCACCCTCTGCGAAAAAAATCCTGGAAGGTTTGCATGACGTCGACGTTTGGGCTGCTTTGCCGTGGGATTTGGACTTCCTGCTGAATAGCTTTATTGCAAAATGGAATCCTCGTGCGATTCTCTACTCCAGAACAGACGTGTGGCCGGTCTTGGCAAAGGTCGTCGCCAAGAAGAACATTCCAAGCTGCCTGTTCTCAGCAACCTTTGCAGACAACTCCTCCCGCCTCAAAGGTCTGACGAAATATCTTACCAAGTACTCTTTAAATCACATCGATGAAATTCACTGCGTTTCTGAAGAAGATCGTAAAAATTTGGAATATCTAGGTTTGCATACGAAGATTTTTGTCAGCGGAGACACCCGTTTTGATCAAGTCTTTCATCGCCTTGAAAATCCAAAACCTCTCAAAAACGAGTTGATCCCCACTCCTGATGAATTTGTTTTTATCGCAGGTTCAACTTGGCCTGAAGACGAAAACATTATTATCCCGGCGCTGGCAAAGCTTAAACGCAATGCTATGAAAGCTATTATTGCTCCCCATGAAACGACACCGGCACATTTGGAAAAACTCGAAAAACAAATGAGCGATGCGGGACTTCCCTTTGTGCGATATTCGAAGACCAGCGAGTGGCCGACTGGAAGTATTCTATTGGTAGATCAAGTGGGGATCTTGGCGGAATTATACACTTGGTCTGACATGGCCTTCATTGGCGGTTCATTCAAAAAACAAGTTCATTCGGTCATGGAGGCTTTGGCGGCAGGATTGCCGGTCATGGTGGGCCCCTTCCATCAGAACAACCGTGAAGCTTTGCTTTATCAAAAAAAGAACTTCTCTTCCGGGATGATTGTCCAGGTTGTTCATTCTGCCGAAGATGTGATGGTCCTGATCGATCGCATGCGCAAAAAATCAGACCAGTTGCCTCATATCAAAGAGGAAATTCGTTCTGAGATCGGCAAAAACAAAAACAGCACCTTACGGGTTCTGTCCTCATTGGCCGAACTTTCCAATTAA
- a CDS encoding endonuclease/exonuclease/phosphatase family protein, with protein sequence MKNLRSVQNISTLLMALFFALLTGCAVSFQKNKWSLPEKAPNEVSLMSFNMENLFDTVHTEGHEDYTYLPLYVKQGDPKMRQGCVDSTDSDYRRNECLSTNWTPEALDKKLTNISKVVLDVDGQGPDNLMIIEIESDVVLHKLNTEYLKPAKYITEVIIDGPDKRGINVAFLSRFPLVGKPILHPIPWKAENDKDQKWMERSRRILEVTVKAPNGDPMTFFVAHFPSQSNPTYWRKQIAQFLAELVKSKGPNAIVIAGGDLNISHEEEESAHIFRDILGQAGAVSHFVGCESCPGSHNYKKSWSFLDAQIYGKGLLADGTASYELEPKTIDVIRYNPVHLSKGKYPKRWDNDAQEGVSDHFPLYARLKQRSAAKNPVKEEAPPEKKAEKKTDNKPAKKKAAKKAS encoded by the coding sequence ATGAAAAATCTTCGATCTGTCCAAAATATATCCACTCTTTTAATGGCCCTCTTCTTTGCACTTCTAACTGGTTGCGCTGTCAGCTTTCAGAAGAACAAATGGAGTCTTCCGGAGAAGGCGCCCAATGAAGTGAGCCTTATGTCCTTCAATATGGAGAACCTCTTCGACACAGTTCATACGGAAGGTCACGAAGACTACACCTATTTGCCTCTTTACGTGAAGCAAGGCGATCCTAAGATGCGCCAGGGTTGCGTAGATTCAACGGACTCTGACTACCGCAGAAACGAGTGCCTCAGCACGAATTGGACACCTGAAGCCCTCGATAAGAAGCTTACAAATATCTCTAAAGTCGTATTGGATGTTGATGGCCAAGGTCCCGACAATTTGATGATTATTGAGATCGAAAGCGATGTTGTCCTTCATAAGCTGAATACCGAGTATTTGAAGCCAGCGAAATATATCACAGAAGTGATTATCGACGGTCCTGACAAACGCGGCATCAACGTCGCTTTCTTGTCACGCTTCCCACTGGTTGGAAAACCTATTCTTCATCCAATCCCATGGAAAGCCGAGAACGATAAGGATCAAAAATGGATGGAGCGTTCCCGCCGCATCTTAGAAGTCACTGTGAAGGCTCCAAATGGCGATCCAATGACCTTCTTTGTAGCCCACTTTCCCTCTCAATCAAATCCAACTTACTGGAGAAAACAGATTGCCCAGTTCTTGGCTGAATTGGTTAAGAGCAAGGGTCCTAATGCCATTGTTATTGCCGGTGGTGACTTGAATATCTCGCACGAAGAAGAAGAGTCCGCTCACATCTTCCGCGATATCCTGGGACAAGCCGGAGCCGTTTCTCACTTCGTTGGTTGCGAGTCTTGCCCGGGCTCACACAACTATAAGAAATCTTGGTCTTTCCTGGATGCTCAGATTTACGGGAAAGGTCTTTTGGCTGATGGAACTGCCAGTTATGAGTTGGAACCTAAAACCATCGACGTGATCCGCTACAATCCAGTTCACCTCAGCAAGGGTAAGTATCCGAAGCGTTGGGACAATGATGCTCAAGAAGGAGTGTCAGATCACTTCCCTCTCTATGCTCGATTGAAACAAAGAAGTGCCGCGAAGAACCCGGTCAAAGAAGAAGCGCCACCAGAGAAGAAGGCTGAAAAGAAGACTGATAATAAGCCGGCCAAAAAGAAAGCCGCTAAAAAAGCAAGTTAG
- a CDS encoding DedA family protein, with product MELANEPIFQWISQFAYSPGTVYLVIVGMMLLSAVGLPIPEELTLISVGILAFVGKNPDVFPPPYAGAPVVNVHYAAIIAFVAVVFSDTLIYTIGRVFGRKLLYHPRVHKMFPPHLMKRVEEWTHKYGMYACGIFRFTPGIRFPGHLACGMMHFPLWKFLLIDGIAAAISVPTQIYLLAHYGEPILKKLREFKIVLLVVLVLVAVYFLVKKLRQRSAEKNA from the coding sequence TTGGAATTAGCTAACGAACCCATTTTTCAATGGATCTCGCAATTCGCATATTCACCGGGGACAGTTTATCTAGTCATCGTTGGCATGATGCTGTTGTCTGCGGTGGGTTTGCCTATTCCAGAAGAGCTGACTTTGATCAGTGTTGGGATTTTGGCCTTTGTCGGTAAAAACCCGGATGTGTTTCCTCCTCCTTACGCCGGCGCCCCGGTTGTTAACGTACACTATGCAGCGATCATCGCCTTTGTGGCGGTCGTCTTCAGTGACACCTTAATCTATACGATCGGTAGGGTGTTCGGTCGAAAGCTTCTTTATCATCCACGAGTTCACAAAATGTTCCCTCCGCACTTGATGAAGCGTGTGGAAGAGTGGACGCATAAATACGGTATGTATGCTTGCGGTATCTTCCGCTTCACCCCAGGCATTCGCTTCCCAGGTCACTTGGCTTGCGGAATGATGCACTTCCCATTGTGGAAGTTCTTGTTGATCGACGGCATCGCCGCAGCGATCAGTGTGCCAACACAAATTTATCTACTGGCTCATTACGGTGAACCCATCCTAAAAAAGCTCCGCGAATTCAAGATCGTCCTCTTAGTCGTTCTAGTTCTCGTAGCCGTATACTTCCTGGTAAAAAAACTCCGCCAAAGATCCGCTGAGAAAAACGCCTAG
- a CDS encoding glycosyltransferase family 9 protein, with product MLSTAKTAKILIIRFSSFGDVVQTLSVPSALVQTFPGAEIHWITRKDMAPLLKNHPHIKRVWEFDRKAGLLGLMKLTLAMRAENFTHIYDAHNNMRSRVIVWILRPLGFLGMGPTFIRRSIRRWKRLLLFKFRINTFEMPFSGQRDLLEPLQAWGVSKIAPPAPQIFPSDENTRKAAEVLGDYAGSIALAPSAAFFLKRWPKQYWMELIQLLPGERFVLLGGPEDSFIEDIHAVAPDRVLNLAGKCSLQVSSSVVGLSKAIVSNDTGLLHVAEQLGKKTIALMGPAPFGFPSRPSTKIMELNLYCRPCSKHGQGPCVNKEKYQKCLVDITPAQVAEQLRLLLGDRP from the coding sequence ATGTTAAGCACCGCCAAAACTGCCAAAATTTTAATCATTCGCTTTTCTAGCTTCGGGGACGTGGTTCAGACCCTCAGCGTGCCCTCTGCCCTGGTGCAGACTTTCCCTGGCGCAGAAATTCATTGGATTACTCGTAAAGACATGGCGCCTTTACTCAAAAACCATCCGCATATAAAGCGTGTTTGGGAGTTTGATCGCAAAGCAGGTCTCTTGGGCTTGATGAAACTGACTCTGGCAATGCGTGCAGAAAATTTCACGCATATCTATGACGCCCACAACAACATGCGTTCACGCGTAATCGTTTGGATCCTTCGTCCTTTGGGTTTCTTGGGAATGGGGCCGACATTTATTCGCCGATCCATTCGTCGTTGGAAAAGACTTTTGCTGTTCAAATTTCGCATCAACACTTTTGAAATGCCCTTCTCTGGACAACGTGATCTTTTAGAACCATTGCAAGCCTGGGGAGTTTCAAAAATTGCACCTCCGGCACCACAGATATTCCCAAGCGATGAAAACACTCGCAAAGCCGCTGAAGTTTTAGGTGACTATGCAGGAAGTATTGCATTGGCTCCTTCGGCAGCATTCTTTTTGAAGCGTTGGCCCAAGCAGTACTGGATGGAACTGATTCAACTTCTTCCTGGGGAACGCTTTGTTCTGCTGGGTGGACCGGAAGATTCCTTCATCGAGGACATACATGCGGTTGCCCCAGATCGAGTTCTTAATTTAGCAGGCAAGTGCTCTCTTCAAGTGAGCTCCTCCGTAGTGGGACTTTCCAAGGCCATCGTGAGCAACGACACCGGTCTGCTTCATGTCGCTGAACAACTTGGCAAAAAAACTATCGCACTGATGGGACCGGCACCATTTGGTTTTCCATCGCGACCTTCGACAAAGATCATGGAATTGAATCTTTACTGCCGCCCTTGCAGCAAACATGGCCAGGGCCCTTGTGTGAATAAAGAAAAATATCAAAAATGTCTGGTCGACATCACACCAGCTCAAGTTGCTGAACAATTGCGCCTTCTTTTGGGAGATCGCCCGTGA